A region from the Aegilops tauschii subsp. strangulata cultivar AL8/78 chromosome 5, Aet v6.0, whole genome shotgun sequence genome encodes:
- the LOC109777343 gene encoding uncharacterized protein produces MMNFHDVHTLQQALDIAPPPRLCMAQDRAEHAERQRRLLVAHEDERTMAEWHRRHPEDVTYEQAYWARRREEDTQRRRDERLDRRRRKALVISQCDNVQNGGQSIFSADDDRWLDMWIDTSDQTSEDSDNDDEDDDWE; encoded by the coding sequence ATGATGAACTTCCACGACGTCCACACCCTTCAGCAGGCGCTGGACatcgccccgccgcctcgtctTTGCATGGCACAAGATCGTGCGGAGCACGCTGAgcggcagcgccgcctcctcgtcgcccaTGAGGACGAGCGGACCATGGCGGAGTGGCACCGGCGCCACCCGGAGGACGTCACCTACGAGCAAGCCTACTGGGCAAGGCGCCGTGAGGAGGACACGCAAAGGCGCCGCGACGAGCGGTTGGATAGGCGTCggcgaaaggctctggtgataTCGCAGTGCGACAACGTTCAAAATGGTGGGCAGTCGATCTTTTCAGCTGATGATGACCGTTGGTTGGACATGTGGATCGATACCTCAGACCAGACCAGCGAGGATAGCGACAATGACGATGAGGACGACGACTGGGAGTAG